The Brachyhypopomus gauderio isolate BG-103 chromosome 2, BGAUD_0.2, whole genome shotgun sequence genome contains a region encoding:
- the LOC143508884 gene encoding extracellular calcium-sensing receptor-like, translating into MEPVFVLLHVVMAIINFSRGNWTACTLRGESAYPQLSKDGDIIVGGIFPFHSRWEITDSSYLVKPPPLKCMSLDFRGFQFSQSLIFAIEEINNSPSLLPGVTLGYKIYDTCGLTAVGVQVAMALVNGNDESVSDEPCTKPTQVQAIIGETYSSVSMAVAKSIGPFSIPLISHFSTCECLSDKRKYPSFLRTIPSDYHQSRALAEMVRHFGWTWVGAIRRDDDYGNSGMAAFTEAAEQLGICLEYSLPYFRTYSQGKVMRIIEQIKSSTSRVIVGFVDNFDLQMLLDVLFEHNITGYQWVGSEAWIFDPELATLDKHNILQGAIGLSIAKTEVTGMKDFILNIKPLKTAGNAIFTKFWEVLFNCKYTELNDLEDSLMCTGKEKLSEIENTFTDMSLMPIFINVYKGVYAVAHTLHELLGCKATCPTMKQPDPLTFLEQLKIVHFKTKEGEEVYFDKNGDPAARYEVINWQTSKEHQNEFVTVGLYDSTLPYNSRLTLNMSSIVWAKSTKKVPISVCSENCPPGTRKAVQKGKPVCCFDCIPCAEGEVSNVTDSVECNQCYEDSWSNLQRDQCVKKETEYLSYEETMGIFLSVVSIIGAVITLVILIIFFKYKNTPVVRANNSELSFLLLFSLTLCFLCSLTFIGRPSEWSCMLCHTAFGITFVLCISCVLGKTIVVLMAFRATLPGSNVMKWFGPPQQRLSVLAFTLIQVIICVLWLKISPPLPFKNINVYKEKIILECHLGSSIGFWAVLGYIGFLALLCFILAFLARKLPDNFNEAKFITFSMLIFCAVWITFIPAYVSSPGKFTVAVEIFAILASSFGLLFCIFLPKCYVIVLKPEKNTKKQLMGKMANK; encoded by the exons ATGGAGCCTGTCTTTGTTCTTCTGCATGTAGTAATGGCCATCATCAATTTCTCCAGAGGTAACTGGACTGCTTGTACCCTGCGAGGAGAGTCTGCATACCCACAACTATCAAAAGATGGAGATATTATAGTTGGAGGAATTTTCCCCTTTCATAGCAGATGGGAGATCACAGACTCATCCTATTTGGTCAAACCACCTCCACTTAAGTGCATGAG TCTGGATTTCAGAGGCTTCCAGTTTTCACAGTCATTGATCTTTGCAATAGAGGAGATCAACAATAGTCCCTCTTTACTGCCGGGTGTCACTCTGGGTTATAAGATCTATGACACCTGTGGTTTGACAGCAGTGGGGGTTCAGGTGGCTATGGCACTTGTTAATGGAAATGATGAATCAGTCTCAGATGAGCCCTGCACAAAACCAACCCAGGTACAAGCCATAATAGGAGAGACATACTCATCAGTGTCTATGGCTGTGGCAAAGAGTATCGGACCTTTCAGCATTCCCTTA ATCAGTCACTTTTCCACTTGTGAGTGCCTCAGTGACAAAAGGAAATATCCCTCATTTCTGCGCACTATTCCCAGTGATTACCACCAGAGCAGAGCACTGGCAGAAATGGTCAGGCATTTTGGCTGGACCTGGGTGGGAGCAATAAGAAGAGATGATGACTATGGAAACAGTGGAATGGCTGCATTTACTGAAGCTGCAGAACAGCTGGGCATATGCTTAGAATATTCTCTCCCATATTTTAGAACATACTCACAAGGGAAAGTTATGAGAATCATTGAGCAGATCAAAAGCTCCACTTCACGAGTGATAGTGGGATTTGTTGACAACTTTGATTTACAGATGTTGCTAGATGTACTTTTTGAGCACAACATCACTGGATATCAGTGGGTGGGAAGTGAGGCCTGGATCTTTGACCCAGAACTAGCAACACTGGACAAGCACAACATATTGCAAGGAGCCATAGGGCTGTCTATCGCCAAAACAGAGGTGACAGGTATGAAGGACTTCATACTCAATATAaagccactgaaaactgcagGCAATGCCATTTTTACTAAATTCTGGGAAGTGCTATTTAATTGTAAATATACAGAGTTAAATGATTTGGAGGACTCACTGATGTGCACAGGCAAAGAGAAACTGTCTGAAATAGAAAACACCTTTACAGACATGTCCCTAATGCCAATTTTCATTAACGTGTATAAAGGAGTTTATGCTGTTGCTCACACCCTACATGAACTTCTTGGCTGTAAAGCAACATGTCCTACAATGAAGCAGCCTGATCCGCTCACA TTTCTAGAACAGCTCAAAATTGTACATTTCAAAACTAAAGAGGGTGAAGAAGTTTATTTTGATAAAAATGGTGACCCAGCTGCGAGATATGAGGTCATAAACTGGCAAACGAGCAAAGAACATCAAAATGAATTTGTCACTGTTGGACTTTATGACTCCACTCTCCCTTATAACAGTCGATTAACACTAAATATGTCTTCTATTGTGTGGGCAAAAAGTACTAAAAAG GTGCCAATAtctgtgtgcagtgagaacTGCCCTCCAGGCACCAGGAAGGCTGTACAGAAAGGAAAGCCTGTCTGCTGCTTTGACTGTATACCATGTGCTGAAGGAGAAGTCAGTAATGTGACAG ATTCTGTTGAGTGTAATCAGTGCTATGAAGACTCCTGGTCAAATCTACAAAGGGATCAATGTGTAAAGAAGGAAACTGAATATCTGTCATATGAGGAAACCATGGGAATTTTTCTCTCTGTTGTTTCTATTATTGGTGCTGTTATCACATTGGTAATATTaatcatattttttaaatataaaaataccCCAGTAGTCAGGGCCAACAACTCAGAGCTGAGCTTCCTGCTGCTcttctctctgactctgtgttTCCTCTGTTCACTTACTTTCATTGGTCGGCCCTCTGAGTGGTCCTGTATGCTGTGCCACACAGCGTTTGGGATCACCTTCGTCCTCTGCATCTCCTGTGTTCTGGGGAAAACTATAGTGGTGTTAATGGCCTTCAGGGCTACACTTCCAGGCAGTAATGTCATGAAATGGTTTGGGCCTCCACAGCAGAGACTCAGTGTGCTTGCCTTCACTCTCATACAGGTCATTATTTGTGTGCTTTGGTTAAAAATATCCCCCCCTTTGCCATTCAAAAATATAAATGTCTACAAGGAAAAGATCATTCTTGAATGTCATTTAGGCTCATCCATAGGATTCTGGGCTGTTCTGGGTTATATAGGATTCCTGGCTCtcttgtgttttattttggcttttctaGCACGGAAGCTGCCTGATAACTTTAATGAAGCCAAATTCATTACATTCAGCATGCTCATATTCTGTGCAGTTTGGATCACCTTTATTCCAGCTTATGTCAGCTCTCCTGGAAAATTCACTGTAGCTGTGGAGATATTTGCTATTCTGGCCTCAAGCTTTGGTTTGTTATTCTGTATATTTCTTCCAAAGTGTTATGTAATAGTACTGAAACCAGAGAAGAATACTAAAAAGCAACTTATGGGTAAAATGGCAAATaaatga